The Ipomoea triloba cultivar NCNSP0323 chromosome 4, ASM357664v1 DNA segment GACAGTAATGAGAAGCTAACAACGGATGGTACTGCAGGTAAGGAAGCAAAGTCTCTAGGTCCTCTGGGTTTTCCCATAGTTTCTTATAAGTGAATCTATAGTATTCTTAGGATTAGAGTGTGATTGTGTGAAATACACTTTTTTAtataaccaaattaaaaaaaaataatctataGCACTCTTGAAAATCTGCTTATATCCTAGATATTTTGCCCCTAGTAATTACAAGTGCATGTGAGCACCCAAGATAAAAAGCATAAAACATGGGTCTTAATTCCCAACTTATGAGGTGCTGTAAGTTCACAGAAAGGATATATCAATTTTCTATTGCAATTTGCAAGGTTGCAAATTAACTGTTAAAATGACTTGTAAACTGACCATAAGGCCATGAATAACCTGTTTCTATGTAATCTAAAAAAAGATGTAGTGTTTGATTCTGTTTAGTGAGCTATACTCTACTGATGGAGGGGGCTTCTGTGTGCCAACTGGTATTTACGTACTGTAACAATTGCTGAGACTGGTAAAACAGTCCCCTGGCAAAGTACTCAATTACTTTggtttttaaataagtaatcCACTGCTCCTTAGTAAATATCTATGATGTGCTATATGACAGGGGACAGAACATGTGAGGGACACaactttatttacttatttatttatttatttattattattattattattattattattatatttttggagAAGGTAAAGAATTTTATTAGAAAGCATAGAAAAATAGTGTGTATATTCGTATAATGCTGTACAGGAAGAAACCTATTTATACACAGGCTAATAAGCTACTAGTCACAGACTGTAAAGAAGAAACACAAGGCATGGAGAGAAAATCTAACAATACTCTAACAACCCCTTATTCCTCTAACACTTACTAACTTGGAAGTGCAAGATAcacctaaaaaatcaaaattcaagcCCTTTGAATAATTGCATGCTTAGTAAATTCCTCAACAAAAAAGGTAGCCCAGgatatcattatcatcatcatcatcatcatcatcatcatcatcctccatAAAGCAGCCTAATCAAAAATGGTGTATAAAAAGAATTTGAATGTGCTCCATCAAAGAAATAACAAATTtacaaactatatattataaagtattttatgttttacTTGTCCAGGTGAAGGGCCTCCTATAGATCAGCAGGTGCCAAAAAGTCAACAAGAATACCTTCAAGGCCAGTTTCCTCCCTGGCCAATGCATTCTCCAGCCTCTGCCCTACCTCTTTTGCAACCATACCCAGTTCAAGGAGTCCCATATTGTCAGACTTATTCACAAAATAGCCCTCTGGTGGGTGTCATGCAGAGAACAGGACCAAAAAGACAATCAATGGATAATAACAATAGCAACAACCAAAGATTGGATGACGCAGAGTGGGACGATGAAGATTCACAGCATCAAGAGCAGAAGAAGAAAGCTGGATGGTTAAGAAATGGGCAGTCAAGAAAAATTGTTATCCAGAACATCAATTATATTTCAAAACCAAAGAACTCCACCAGTAACAACTCTGAATCAGCTTCTGATACACAAAGCGATGTAGACCCTGAAGATCTTCTAGACAGTGATCTCCACAGGCAGAATGAAGCTTCTCAATCATCTAAAGCAAAGGGTAGCTATCCAAAGTCTTGGAGTGAGTCAAATTCATATGACAAAGAAGGGAAAGTTGTCAATGAGGCAGAAATTGATAGTGGACACTGGCTAGCATTTCAAAACTTATTATTCAGAGAAACCAATGAAGATAATTGTACTGAAAAGGATCACATGTTTGAAATGGATAAAGGAATGAGGAGGCGGCAGCAAAACCTCATCTGTGATGATTATACAACACTTGGTGGGCAAAGTTCTGATAAATTACAGGATAGTAGGAAGAATGACATCCATGAACTTAGTATAAATGGGAAAAGGGTCTGTTCCAGAACTgcaaatgatgattttatgtTGGCTGGTCTAGAAAACCATTCAGGATTGAGAAATTCCATAGATCCACTTGCTAAAAATGGAATTGAGAAAGTGGCTAATAAACTGGAGAAGACTTCCTCACAATATATGGCAGATGAATCTTTTATAGTACCATTTAGGTCAATGCTATTGGATGATGCTGTACCAGAAAATACAACTACCATTAATATGGATTCTGAGATTCCTAGAACTACTAAAAACACAGAAAACAATTCTAATGGAGTTAGACGCCAAATCAGTTATGAGCCTAGTGATCTGGGCCTGATTCCTGAACGTGAGACAGAAAAAAGTTCCAGTGGGTATGACCCCAATTGGGACTATGAAATGCAAGTTCATCTTGAAGATGCTTCagggaagaaaggaaaaaaggaaacCTCCAGTAATATGAAGGAAGTACCTAAGAAATTGGACAAGGACCGGAGGGCAAAAGTTACTGCTGATTTGGATAAGAAAAAGACCGTAGGACCCATAAGAAGAGGGAAGTTATCCAAGACAAGTCCTTTAGATGATGCACGAGCACGTGCAGATAAAATAAGATCCTTTAAAGCTGATATCCAGAAGATGAAAAAAGAGAAGGTACATTTCCTTCATAGTTAGATATCTAGTGCAGGCATAACTACAACTACACcatatttctaattttctatCCATGCTTCTTTTAATGGTGCTTTCCCATAGGCTTAAAAATGTACCAattgtttctatttttttttttttctcacaggAAGAGGAAGATCTTAGACGCCTAGAAACTTTAAAATTGGAAAGGCAAAAGAGAATTGCAGCAAGAGGCAGCTCCATTTCTGCCAATTCAGTGGCACCTCAATCACAAACAAGAAGACTGCCAAGAAAGTTATCCCCCACCCCTGTCAGAGGATCAAAGTTCAGTGATTCAGAACCTGGATCATCATCACCCTTACAGAGATCCAAAATAAGAACTCCTCTTGTATCACCTAATCCAAAAAAAGCCCCAAAGTCAAGTAAATCAAGTGATGGGCGGTTGGAAAATAACCGGTTGACAAAACCAGCATCATCATTGTTTGATCCCAATAAGGAAAGTAGCAGCAGTGTTACACCTGATTCGAAAGCATCCATGGCAAGGATTAGAAGATTATCTGAACCCAAAACTATCAACTGGCCTGTTGCATCAGTCAAGGCACATAGTGCGGAACCAGTATCAAAGGCAAAAATACGGAGCTCTGGAACAGTAACGAAACCAAAGAAATCTGCAGGACctgaaaacaacaaaaaatcagAAATCATGGACCTTGATAAGAGAAAGGCTGCAACTCTTCCTGAACTGAAGATCAGAACTCCAAAAGAACTTTCAGATATACAGCCTGATAAATCATTCATGAATGGTAGAAAAGGATCACTTGAGGGTGAAGGAGATGAAAACATTGTTGAGAAGACTGTTGTAATGCTTGAGTATGAAAGTGCATCCTCACCTGTTATGTCAGTAGAAAATTTTTCAGTATATAACCAACAGTCTGATACTCGTGGCACAGGGGAGAAAACTACAGTGGCGTGTGAGCATGCTTCTACAGATGCACCTCCTTCACCCTTTGTAGGATTTGTCAGGGATCCTATTCCAGGTTGGCATCAGGGACAACTGAATTCACAGGAGgtaatactaataaaataacTTTGGTCACCAGCTGCTTCTTTAGTTTTCCTCTAAGGTAGCTTTGCAAGCAAATAACAATCCCCACTAACTATTACTGGAGTTGCCCAAGGTACTCAACATGAACTGTGTGAAAAGCACAAGGTTGTGTTATCACGGTGCTGGTTTGAATACAGGACAGGCAGGAGAAAAAATTATTGATGAATTTAGAATAGCTATAATAACAGTTCTAACTCTTGTTTTTACTGGtagatctttttttttcccctagAATTCAATTACTGCAAGTTGAATGCAGGGAGCATCGAACAGGGAATTAATTCTCAACATGcattaattatcaaaaaatttctgTCCCTACTTCTAAAATTTCCAATCTTTCCCCTTAAAAACCAAAGTTTTTCTTGGGTTTATGATCAGGTGGGAACAAGTTATGCAGAGGAGACACCCAAATTTGCTAATATTGCTCTTTCTGGAAAACCCTATCAAGCTCCCTATGCTCATAACTCCTCCATAGAAGAACCCTGCACTAGAAACTCAGAGTATTCCAAAGCACCACCAGCAGTCTCAGACTTGGCATCAGCAGAACCAACAAAAGCACATGCCAATGATGCTAAGACTGTTAGAGTATATAACAGTCGAGATGCTTCAGCAAAGACTCAAGTTAAGGAGCAGCCAAGAGGCCTCAGGCGGCTCTGGAAGTTCGGCAAAAAGAACCAATCACTAATTGCAAGTGATAAAATTCTTGAATCAGACAGCAAAAGTGTTAATGGGCTAAAGCAGGATGATCATGCAACAAGTACTACTTCATCAAGTGAAGGTAATGTGAACTTGACCACAAGCCACATGTCAATGAATTTGGATATGTAATCCTTTTCTGTCAAACACTAGTGGAACCTgttctatttatatttgtagcATGCTTGAGTGCCAGAGGATGTGAAATCCTTAAGACCTTAACCAAGTTTCCAAGTTATTCATAGGTATTTATAGTTCTTAAAGTAGTTAGAAAATAGATTCATGCATTTAACAACAAATAGTGGTTTTATATAATTATGCTTTGTGCCCAGCTAGAATTGGTACTGCCAAATCATACATGTAGTGTCTATTCATGCATTTGACAGCAAATGATGGTTTTATTTGTGTGTTCTTTCTactggccttgtttggtaaatggcatTTGCCTTAGCTTTTAGCTTGTTTGACCCattttagctgtttgacttggtcaaaTACCTAAAgtgagtgtttggtaaataatttttAGGATAAGTTTTTTAGACCCAAAAAGTCAATTTTGAAAAAACTACAGAGCTGCGATTAACTTTgacttttggaaaaaaaaatcaaattcctTTAATGCTCTCCTACTTCTCTTACAAAACTATAAGATCCCTTCCCCTCATTTTTGAACTTTTCATTTTAACCcaggatttttattttattttatattttaatttgtttatttgatgaaaaatagtttttttttaaagatattttattaaatgttcttattattattattattattattattattattatctgtttttaattgttattttttattataaataatatttattaaagaatattacagagtattatttattaaatgtaattattatataattaataaattgttattataaaatatattcatgccCTTAAAAGCCATTTTACATGTTATcaactaacaaataatttttccaAACACTTCTTTACAAATAGTATTAGCTGAACAAACTAGTTAATATAATCC contains these protein-coding regions:
- the LOC116016552 gene encoding COP1-interacting protein 7-like, which encodes MKPSTQLDSVVFHLTPTRTRCHLIIIANGKKEKIASGLLNPFLAHLKTAQDQIAKGGYSIVLEPDPQSVASWFTKGTVERFVRFVSTPDILERVYIIESEIIQLDEAIAIQGKNDAQDGLVEDHQTKLLGNCDGNKPKTAVNDDKAVVLYKPEEHQPETSSSSPQEGNSRVQILKVLETRKSVLEKEQGMAFARAVAAGFHFDDMPLLLSFGKCFGASRLRDACLRFMELWKIKHGARQWLENGAVEAMASQPDPSGIMFSNISHSNSEKTSDSNEKLTTDGTAGEGPPIDQQVPKSQQEYLQGQFPPWPMHSPASALPLLQPYPVQGVPYCQTYSQNSPLVGVMQRTGPKRQSMDNNNSNNQRLDDAEWDDEDSQHQEQKKKAGWLRNGQSRKIVIQNINYISKPKNSTSNNSESASDTQSDVDPEDLLDSDLHRQNEASQSSKAKGSYPKSWSESNSYDKEGKVVNEAEIDSGHWLAFQNLLFRETNEDNCTEKDHMFEMDKGMRRRQQNLICDDYTTLGGQSSDKLQDSRKNDIHELSINGKRVCSRTANDDFMLAGLENHSGLRNSIDPLAKNGIEKVANKLEKTSSQYMADESFIVPFRSMLLDDAVPENTTTINMDSEIPRTTKNTENNSNGVRRQISYEPSDLGLIPERETEKSSSGYDPNWDYEMQVHLEDASGKKGKKETSSNMKEVPKKLDKDRRAKVTADLDKKKTVGPIRRGKLSKTSPLDDARARADKIRSFKADIQKMKKEKEEEDLRRLETLKLERQKRIAARGSSISANSVAPQSQTRRLPRKLSPTPVRGSKFSDSEPGSSSPLQRSKIRTPLVSPNPKKAPKSSKSSDGRLENNRLTKPASSLFDPNKESSSSVTPDSKASMARIRRLSEPKTINWPVASVKAHSAEPVSKAKIRSSGTVTKPKKSAGPENNKKSEIMDLDKRKAATLPELKIRTPKELSDIQPDKSFMNGRKGSLEGEGDENIVEKTVVMLEYESASSPVMSVENFSVYNQQSDTRGTGEKTTVACEHASTDAPPSPFVGFVRDPIPGWHQGQLNSQEVGTSYAEETPKFANIALSGKPYQAPYAHNSSIEEPCTRNSEYSKAPPAVSDLASAEPTKAHANDAKTVRVYNSRDASAKTQVKEQPRGLRRLWKFGKKNQSLIASDKILESDSKSVNGLKQDDHATSTTSSSEAYTLKNLLSQDETPITGNSVQKSRHFSLLPPFWSRSEKKLTS